The genomic window CCATATGGTAAACTTCATGCAATGCACCTGTTGGACATTCTAAAATACATTGACCACAATTAGTACAATCAACATTTCCCATTCCTTTATCCATAAATGTTGTTATATGTGTTGATGGGCCTTTATTGGAAATGGTCAAAATATTAACATTTTGAACCTCAGCACACTTTCTAACACATCTATTACATACTATACATTTTTGTGGTTCTCTAACTATAGAAAAACTACTGTTGTCTATTGGTTCATAATTATCGATTGGAGGTATTCTTATTTCTGTTATTCCTATTTCTTCAGCTACTTCTCTAATTTCACATGTTCCTGATCTGGAACAATTTAAACAATTCAAATTACAGTTTATACCATGGGAAGCTATAATAAGCTCCATAATAATTTTTCTAACTCTTCTCACTTTTTCTGAATGTGTTTTGATTTCCATCCCTTCTTCTATTCTTGTTACACAAGCAGGCATAAGTGTTTTTTTACCTTTTACTTCTACAGAACAAAGTCTGCAGCTACCATAAGGGGCTAACTTTTCATTGTAACAAAGTGTTGGTATTTTCAAATTAGCCTTTTTAGCGGCATGAAGTATTGTAATTTTTTCTTCAAAACTGTATTCTCTATTGTTAATTTTAATATTAATCATAAAATCACCTTCTTAAGCAATTTTTTGTTCAATATAGACAAGATTAAATTTACAGAAGATCGTCCAAAACCACAACGAGCTGCAAGTCCAATAGCTTCTTTTATTTCATTAATAAGTTTAGTTTCTTCCTCTGTAATTATGTTTTCATTTAATACTTTCTCTAAAATTACGTTAATATTTTTATTTCCCTCTCTACAAGGAAAACATGTTCCACAGGTTTCATTCTTAAAAAAATCTGAAACGTTTTTAATTATTTCGAATAAATTTCTTTGATTGTTAATTACTATCATTCCACCAGATCCTAAAGAACTACCTATTTTTTCAAGATCTTCGTATGTATATTTAGTATTTAACTCATCCTCAGTTAAACATTCAGTAGCAATCCCACCTGGAATTACAATTCCAACTCGATTACCTCTTACACCACCAGCTAATTCTATTATTTCTTTTATTGTCAATGAACCAAACTCTATTTCATAAACATCTGGACCATTAACGTCTCCACTAATTGAAATCAATTTTGTTCCTCTGCTATTTTCTGTTCCCATTTTTAAATAAGGATTATCATCATATTTCATAATTTCTGCTGCTGAACTTAATGATTCAACGTTATTGACTATAGTAGGTTGTTCATACAGGCCTTTTTCAATGGGTAAAGGTGGCTTTATTCTAGACCTTCCCCTTTCACCTTC from Geotoga petraea includes these protein-coding regions:
- a CDS encoding complex I 51 kDa subunit family protein; the protein is MEKYFLKNDLGIKIDDYKFNGLKNSLNIEPLKIVEKIKESNLKGRGGAGFPTGVKWEYANKIKSTSKIVICNGDEGEPGTFKDRFLMENLPYKVIEGIVICAYAVKARYGYIYIRGEYEKAIENIEKTIKYMYKNHFLGKNIFDSNFDFDVKLIKGAGAYVCGDETSLINSIEGERGRSRIKPPLPIEKGLYEQPTIVNNVESLSSAAEIMKYDDNPYLKMGTENSRGTKLISISGDVNGPDVYEIEFGSLTIKEIIELAGGVRGNRVGIVIPGGIATECLTEDELNTKYTYEDLEKIGSSLGSGGMIVINNQRNLFEIIKNVSDFFKNETCGTCFPCREGNKNINVILEKVLNENIITEEETKLINEIKEAIGLAARCGFGRSSVNLILSILNKKLLKKVIL